From a single Stackebrandtia endophytica genomic region:
- a CDS encoding MerR family transcriptional regulator: MADVTSAASREPVGYRGPVACAAAGITYRQLDYWARTNLVSPSIQSAEGSGSKRLYSFRDIVVLKVVKRLLDAGVSLQNIRKAIEVLRVHRAGDLAEITLISDGTTVYECRSPEEVVDLLKGGQGVFGIALAGAVHEIEGSVTVLSEADESLDVDEPPHRRDIAG; this comes from the coding sequence ATGGCCGATGTGACGTCTGCGGCGTCGCGTGAGCCCGTCGGGTATCGCGGCCCGGTGGCGTGCGCGGCCGCGGGGATCACCTACCGTCAGCTCGACTACTGGGCTCGCACGAATCTGGTGTCGCCGTCGATTCAGTCGGCGGAGGGGTCGGGGTCCAAACGGCTGTACTCGTTCCGCGACATCGTCGTGTTGAAGGTCGTCAAGCGGTTGCTGGACGCGGGCGTGTCGTTGCAGAACATTCGTAAGGCCATCGAGGTGCTGCGGGTCCACCGTGCCGGCGATCTCGCCGAGATCACGTTGATCTCCGACGGCACCACCGTCTACGAGTGCAGGTCCCCCGAGGAGGTCGTCGACCTGCTGAAGGGCGGCCAGGGCGTGTTCGGCATCGCGTTGGCCGGGGCGGTGCACGAGATCGAGGGATCGGTGACGGTCCTGTCGGAGGCCGACGAGTCGCTCGACGTCGATGAACCACCACACCGGCGGGACATCGCGGGCTGA